From Novipirellula artificiosorum, the proteins below share one genomic window:
- a CDS encoding thioredoxin family protein — translation MQRFVVSKTSAIPMLVSLMSVALWLSSAGPCSAELPILTHIKPVGSNPRPAVKWYQTLREGWLESSRRNVPMLIYISSDPCVYCDAMQRDTWCDRSVQDRISHDFVAIHLTPQQNEATLGRIKITTYPTTLIGMPEGKIVGHRLGYQPAAVLHQFLSETLKR, via the coding sequence ATGCAAAGATTCGTGGTTTCAAAGACATCGGCGATCCCGATGCTCGTGTCGCTCATGTCCGTAGCGCTGTGGCTTAGCAGTGCAGGGCCCTGTTCTGCTGAATTGCCGATCCTCACGCACATCAAGCCGGTCGGATCGAACCCACGCCCTGCGGTTAAGTGGTACCAGACCCTGCGAGAGGGATGGCTGGAATCGAGTCGCAGGAATGTTCCCATGCTGATTTACATTTCCAGTGATCCTTGTGTCTATTGCGATGCGATGCAGCGGGATACCTGGTGCGATCGTTCGGTCCAGGATCGAATCTCGCATGACTTTGTCGCAATTCATTTGACACCGCAACAAAACGAAGCCACGCTAGGAAGAATCAAGATTACGACCTACCCGACGACGCTGATCGGCATGCCAGAAGGCAAGATCGTTGGTCACCGACTGGGGTACCAACCGGCTGCGGTTCTTCATCAGTTTTTGAGCGAAACATTGAAACGTTAA
- a CDS encoding dihydrodipicolinate synthase family protein yields MNRISGILTPHLTPVDDHGRVDEDRLRGYIDWLIERGVDGLYPNGSTGEFVRFTAAERRRIVEVVVDQTAGRVPVLAGAAEANVKETIAACDAYGEMGVRAVAIVAPFYYRLSAEGVYAYFREIADTVSVDVTLYNIPLFASPIDVPTVIRLASECPRVVGIKDSTGDLPTMMRMIAAIRPMREDFAFLTGWDASLALMLIAGADGGTNATSGVVPELTRAIHRAVVAGEIDDAMRLQYQLLPMFDVMLGLGEFPEGFRAGARSRGWNLGPGRVPLSAQQREAIAKTQQEIDALVNKVTQQSVPKDGARCDLPVDTLEQIVQRILKQL; encoded by the coding sequence ATGAATCGCATCTCTGGGATCCTGACGCCGCACCTGACACCTGTCGATGATCATGGGCGTGTTGATGAGGATCGACTCCGTGGTTACATCGACTGGTTGATTGAACGTGGCGTCGATGGTTTGTATCCGAACGGGAGCACCGGAGAATTTGTGCGGTTTACCGCGGCGGAACGTCGACGTATTGTCGAGGTGGTGGTAGATCAAACTGCGGGGCGAGTCCCTGTTTTGGCAGGGGCTGCCGAAGCCAACGTCAAAGAGACCATTGCGGCTTGTGATGCCTATGGTGAGATGGGGGTTCGCGCCGTCGCGATTGTCGCCCCGTTTTACTATCGGCTCAGTGCCGAAGGGGTTTATGCCTATTTTCGCGAGATCGCCGACACCGTCTCGGTCGATGTCACGTTGTACAACATTCCGTTATTTGCTTCTCCAATCGACGTCCCAACGGTCATTCGGCTTGCCTCGGAATGTCCTCGTGTGGTTGGAATCAAAGACAGTACCGGTGACTTGCCGACGATGATGCGGATGATCGCTGCCATTCGGCCGATGCGAGAGGACTTTGCCTTCTTAACCGGGTGGGACGCTTCTCTCGCGTTGATGTTGATTGCGGGGGCCGACGGAGGAACCAATGCGACCAGCGGCGTCGTACCAGAACTGACTCGTGCGATCCATCGCGCAGTGGTCGCTGGCGAGATCGACGATGCCATGAGGCTTCAATATCAACTGCTGCCGATGTTTGACGTGATGCTTGGACTCGGAGAGTTCCCCGAGGGCTTTCGTGCCGGTGCAAGATCACGAGGATGGAACCTTGGCCCAGGACGTGTGCCGCTTTCAGCGCAGCAACGCGAAGCGATCGCGAAAACCCAGCAGGAAATTGACGCCTTGGTCAACAAGGTGACCCAGCAAAGCGTGCCGAAGGATGGTGCACGGTGCGACTTGCCGGTCGATACCCTCGAGCAAATTGTCCAGCGGATCCTGAAACAACTTTGA